The genomic DNA AGTAGTTCCTGGTGCATTTTTGTCATCAGTTGCTCTTTGTATGATTTCTTTGAAGGGTTCAGCTTGTCGAGAAACTCCTGCACGTCAATGTCAGGATTCTTTTCAATAATAGCCGTAACAATCTCGCTTCTTTTGTCCGTTTCGTGTTGTTTGTTACGGTAAGAGAGCCAAACTACTACAATTGGAAGTACTACTACAATTGCTATTGGAACGAGACTTTCAATAAGTGAATTAAAAATTACAGGATTCATAATCATTTATTTTAATATGTTATACATTTTGGTTTTCTTTCTGAACCGATTCACTTGTATAACGTTATTGGTTTGTAAAAGGTGACATCAAAGGCATAAATTTATTTGTTTTATGGTGTTAATTGTATTCTTGATAATGGTTCTTTTTTATGCTTACAACAGCTTTTGAGCGAATTATTTTCATGAAAATAAATATTTATTGTCGTGTAAATAATTATTTTTCTTCATGAAAGAAAATATTTCTTTTCATGAAAATAATTCGTTGGAATGTAGCTATAAGAAGTTAAAAGGGCATTTATCAGTAGTTTATCTCTTACCTCTAATATTCGTAGAGAGCACAAGTAAAATCCTTTCTTTTTCCTTTCTATATCTTATTAGTATCAGGAAAAGAGGTGATGTCTTAACTCCTTTCACTCTCTTTCACTCCTTAACTCCTCAAAACCTACCTTCTTTCTTGGAAGAACCGCTGCATCAAGGCGAGACATTCCTCTTCCATCACACCGTAAGTAACGTTAGCTTTTGGGTGGAAAGCCTTGGGTGCATACTCGTGGTAGCCCCGTTTTTCGTCGGGACAGCCATAGACAATACGCTGAAGTTGTGCCCAACCGATGGCACCAGCACACATGATGCAAGGTTCAACAGTCACATATAGCGTGCAGTCCTGCAGGTATTTACCTCCCAACTCGTTGGCAGCCATGGTTATTGCCTGCATTTCTGCGTGTGCCGTAACATCGTTCAGCGTTTCTGTTAGGTTATGGGCACGAGCGATGATGCGGTCACGGCATACCACAACAGCACCAATAGGGATTTCACCTTCTTTATATGCAGCTTCGGCTTCAGCCAATGCACGCTGCATATAGTATAGGTCTTTCTTGCTTTGTTCTTCTGTACTCATACTGCAAAAATACGGGTTTTATTTTGATTTTACGAAAGATTATTCTAACTTTGTGCTGTGAATATTGATGTACACAATTCTTGACGGGAGTGATAAAGTTTAAGGATTTAGAAGAAGTAGGCAATACCTTTGTTTCATCCGAAAATCGATTTGATACGTATAAAGAATAATCTTGTCTCTTTCTAATAGTCTTAACTTCTTAAACTTCTGCAAGTTAAGGAAAGAAAGACGCATGGCATACCATAACGAATTAGGAAAATGGGGAGAGGATGTGGCGGTAAGCTATCTCCAACAGTTGGGTTATGTCATTCTTCATCGTGATTGGGATTATCATCATCGAGACTTAGACATTGTCGCAATAGACAACGGAGAGCTGGTCATTGTTGAGGTAAAGACACGAAAGAATGAGCAGTTTGCCGATGCCGACGAGGCTGTCACCGTGCAAAAAGTGCGTTCGCTCTCGATAGCTGCCAATGCATACGTCAAGCGATATAATATCAGTTTGGATATTCGCTTTGATATTATTACTGTCGTAGGGCAGCCAACAGGAACCAATGAAGTGCGCCATGTGAAGGATGCCTTTCTTCCATTCGTATAAAGAATAGATTGTAAATGAAGATAATAGATGCCATATTAGGTTTTTTCAAGCCAACAGTAGTAGAGAAAGAAAGAGAGGTGAAAGTCGTAAGACTGGATTCTGTCGATAGTACAAACGCCTATCTGCGCACTTACACACCTGCTGAAGATGAACCAATGACAGTCGTTGTTGCCGATTATCAGACAGCAGGAAAAGGACAGGGGACGAACACTTGGGAAAGTGAAGCGGGTAAGAACCTGCTGTTTTCTGTGCTTGTTCATCCAACGATGCTGCCAGTCCGTAGTCAGTTTCTACTCTCGGAAGCTGGTGCTTTGGCACTGAAAGAAGCTTTAGCAGACTATGTAAAAGAGGATATCCGTCTGAAATGGCCGAATGACATCTATTGGAAAGATAAGAAACTAAGTGGTACGCTGATTGAGACAAAGCTCGCTGCGGGGCGTATAAAAGATTGTGTCTTCGGTGTGGGACTAAATGTAAACCAAGACGTGTTCCATAGTGATGCTCCTAATCCCGTTTCTCTCTGCCAGATTTTAGGGCATGAGGTTGACAAAGAAGAACTATTGAAGAAGATTATCAAGAAGTTCTCAGAACTCTATCAGTTGTTAGAGATGGGCGGATATAATGATATCAGTGCCATGTATCACGAAGCCTTGTACCGACGTGGAGGCTTTCATAAGTTTCGTGATGCTGATGGTGAGTTTGATGGAGCTATCGTAGAAGTAGAAGACGATGGGCATCTTATTCTCCGTGACAGCAAGGGTATGATTCGTGAATACCAATTCAAAGAAGTAGAATTTGTTATATAATTAGGTTTTGGGGAGATAAAGAAGTCCTCCTCAATACCTTTAACTCCAAAATAATGGCAAGATTTAAAAGAATACTCCTGAAGCTCTCGGGCGAGAGTTTGATGGGAAAGCAGGGCTTTGGTATCGACCCTGAGCGTCTTAGTGACTATGCAAAGCAGATAAAGGAAGTACACGAAATGGGCGTAGAGATTGGTATCGTTATCGGTGGCGGTAACATCTTCCGTGGCTTGAGCGGTAGCCAAAAAGGCTTTGACCGTGTGAAAGGTGACCAGATGGGTATGTGTGCAACCGTTATCAACTCGCTTGCGCTCAGTTCAGCACTTGAGGCTGCTGGTGTGAAAGCTAAGGTCTTGACCGCTATCCGTATGGAACCAATCGGCGAGTTCTATAGCAAGTGGAAGGCTATCGAGGCAATGGAAGCAGGTTATGTATGTATCTTCTCAGCTGGTACTGGTAGTCCTTACTTTACTACTGACACTGGTTCCAGCTTGCGTGGTATTGAGATTGAGGCTGACGTTATGCTCAAGGGAACACGTGTGGACGGTATCTACACTGCTGACCCAGAGAAAGACCCAACGGCAACAAAGTTCTCTTCCATCACTTACGATGAGATTTACACGAAGGGGCTTAAGGTGATGGACCTCACTGCAACGACTATGTGCAAAGAGAATGACCTCCCTATCTATGTCTTTAATATGGATGTTGTTGGTAATCTGAAGAAGGTTATGGACGGTGAAGATATAGGTACGTTGGTGCATAACTAATGCTGATTATTCTTGAATGAATAGCTGTTGCAGCAGGTAGGTGACTACCTGCCTGCAACAATATACGTAAAATAAAAATCGACGAGAGAACTCATCTTAATCCTGAAAACCTTTTGAACATAGATTGATAAAAAGTTATTGAATATAAATATTAAATATATACATTATGTAATGTTATAAAAATAATTTTCTTATCTTTGCAGTTCAAATTCTAATAGTATAAAACGATGAAAAGAAGAAATACACTATTTATCCTCTTTACGCTGTTGTTTAGCCTCACAGCTATGGCACAGCAGAACCCTGTTCACTTTTCTGTACAGCAGAAGCAGGTTTCACCAACAGAGGTAGAGGTTATCTTCACAGCGAAGATTGACCAGGGATGGCATGTATATTCAACGAATCTTCCTGCTGATGGTCCTACATCTGCATCTTTACATGTAGACAAAGCAGAGGGTGTAACACCGGTTGGTAAGCTCACAACACGTGGTAAAGAGTTGAATGTCTATGATAAGACTTTCGAGATGAAACTACGTTATTTCGAGAATAGCGTTGGTTTCGTTCAGCGTTACAAGATAACAGCCAAGACCTATAGTATAAAAGGTTACTTGGAATATGGTGCTTGTAATGATGAGATGTGTTTGCCACCAACACAGGTTGAATTTAATTTCAAAGGTAATGGACCTGCTTCCGCGCCCGCAGCAACACCAACAGCTGCTAATGCAGAAACGGAAAAAACAACGACAGCTGCTACTGATGTAGCAGCTGATGGTTTATCTGCACTTACCGCAATGACTGCAGATACAGCTAAGAAGGCAGATGTATTGCCATTAGATACAGCAGGACCATTAAAGCAAGAAAATGCACAAGTAAATGCAGATGCTAATTTGTGGCAGCCAGTCATTAAGGAATTGTCAGCATTTAATAGCACGAATGATAGCTCTAATAGCTCTCTTTTAGCTATTTTCTTTATGGGTATTGTTGGTGGTCTTATTGCTCTGCTCACCCCTTGTGTATGGCCTATCATTCCAATGACGGTAAGTTTCTTCCTCAAGAGAGCGAAGGATGACCGTAAGAAGGGTATACGTGATGCTGTGACATACGGCTTGTCAATCATTGTTATTTATATGGGTTTGGCAACGCTTGTTACTTGGGCTTTCGGTCCACAGAAGTTGAATGAGTTGGCAACGAATGCACCGTTCAATGTCTTCTTCTTCCTTCTGTTAGTGGTCTTTGCCTTCAGCTTCTTTGGTTGGTTTGAACTTCGATTACCTTCTTCATGGGGTAATGCGGTTGACAATAAGGCTTCAGCGACAACAGGTTTGCTTTCAATCTTCCTGATGGCATTCACCTTGTCATTGGTAAGTTTCTCTTGTACTGCTCCTGTTGTTGGTCTTCTCCTTGTTCAGGCAGCGACAAGTGGTGATTGGGTAGCTCCAGCTGTGGGTATGTTTGGCTTTGCTTTGGCACTTGCCTTACCCTTTACTTTCTTTGCCCTCTTCCCAACCTTGCTTAAGAAAGCACCAAAGTCAGGTTCATGGATGAATATGATTAAGGTTGTGTTGGGCTTCATCGAGTTGGCTTTCTCACTGAAGTTCTTGTCAGTAGCCGACCTTGCATACGGCTGGCACATTCTTGATCGTGAGACATTCCTCTCTATTTGGATTGTTCTCTTCGGTCTCATGGGTCTCTACCTGATTGGTAAACTTAAGTTCCCACATGATGACCCAGAACAGAAGGCAATGCCAGTACCTGCTATTATGTTAGGTCTTTGCTCTCTGGCTTTTTCTGTTTATATGCTCCCTGGCTTATGGGGTGCACCTACAAAGGCGGTAAGTGCTTTTGCACCACCTATTAATACGCAGGATTTTAATCTTGCTCCACAGACCGTACATGCTGATTTTACGGATTATGATGAGGGTATGCGTGCAGCTGTAGCAGCTGGTAAACCCGTCTTGGTCGACTTTACTGGCTTCGGTTGTGTTAACTGTCGTAAGATGGAAGCATCTGTGTGGACAGACTCACGGGTGGCTGATAAGTTGAAGAAAGATTATGTCCTCATCTCACTTTATGTAGACGATAAGACTCCATTGAAGCAACCTGTTGAGGTGAAACTCCCCGATGGGACTTCGCGTACGTTGCGTACTATCGGTGATAAGTGGAGTTACTTAGAGCAAACAAAGTTCGGTTATCTGGCTCAACCATTCTATGTTCCATTGGACAATGCAGGCAAGCCATTAAATGGTAGCTTCAGTTTTAAGGAGGATGTACCAGCTTATCTTGAGTTCCTTGATAAGGGATTGGATAATTATCGTGCACAGCAGAAGTAATATAATAAGGTGATGACTTTTCTTTTGGCTATCGATAGGATAGTATAAGGATTGCAGTTGTACACCTTAAAAGGGGTTGTATCAAAGAAGACGTCAGTAGTCTCAGTTTGATACACCCCTTTTTTCGTTTGATGAGTAGAAGAAATTTAAAGGTTATTCCTTGAAAAGTACAGATGCTTATTGTGTATAGTAGAGTAGAACGCCTTCCCTTTCCAAGGTCTAAAAGTAGCTGGTAAGGGTTTGAAAAATTATTACATAAGCTCAGATAAAACCCAATAAAAATAGCTCCAAATAAGTATAAAAGGCGGGTTTGTAACTAACAAAAAATCAATTGATTATAAAATGTGTTTCAAAAGGTGCTTAATTGAGCCTCAAAAGGGCGTTAGTTAGACCTCAAAAGGGCATCTTTTAGAACCCAATTAAGGCTTAATTCAAATGCAATTGAGCATCAATAGAAAAAGTGGGGATAAAAAAATAGGACAAATCTTATTGATTTATCCTATATTATTTTTGTATGTTATGTTGTATAACCTCTTGTTATGATTTCGTATCATCAGACTCCGTAAAGTCCACATACTCGCCCTCGCTGTCTGGAATAACCTGTTTACGACGTTCCTCCATTGGACGATTATCAATAATAGTATTCTCCGTGGAGCTGGGTTCTTGATGCTGATAGTCATTAGGATTAAACTGACGACGTGCACGTGTTATCTGCTTATAAAATAGGTAAGCCACCCATAAAATAAGTACTAAGAACGTGAAAAAGATGAAGAAAGCAAACTTCAGTAAGAAAGCAATAATTGACATAGCTTGGAACTTAAACTCCTTACTTTTGTGCAGGAGATTGTTTTACGATAGCCGATAGTATCACATACCATGCAATGATGATAGCAAATGATGAGATTCCGAAGATAACAACCAATGGAATACAAGTAAGCAAAAAGAGATACTTCACCTCATTTCCCTTGAATCCCCAGTGCTTAAATTTTAATGCAAACATTGGAATTTCTGATACAAGCAGCCATGAACTAATCAAAATACCAGCAAGGATAAAGTATAAAGCCGATGGGCAAGTTTCTAACTTCTCGCCTACACCTACAAGAAGTGAACCCCAAAAGAGTGCGTTAGCAGGTGTTGGCAATCCTATAAAACCTAATGCCTGACGTTCATCAAGGTTGAATTTTGCAAGACGCAATGCCGAGAAAGCTGCCATGATAAAGGCTGCATAAGGCAGATAGTCACGTAATGGCTCAAGAAAGACAGGATAAGACATTACATGTAACTGTGAAAAGATGATAGTTGATGGTGCTACACCGAAAGTAATAACATCTGCCAAAGAGTCTAACTCCTTTCCGATAGGTG from Prevotella melaninogenica includes the following:
- a CDS encoding nucleoside deaminase, with the protein product MSTEEQSKKDLYYMQRALAEAEAAYKEGEIPIGAVVVCRDRIIARAHNLTETLNDVTAHAEMQAITMAANELGGKYLQDCTLYVTVEPCIMCAGAIGWAQLQRIVYGCPDEKRGYHEYAPKAFHPKANVTYGVMEEECLALMQRFFQERR
- a CDS encoding YraN family protein, encoding MAYHNELGKWGEDVAVSYLQQLGYVILHRDWDYHHRDLDIVAIDNGELVIVEVKTRKNEQFADADEAVTVQKVRSLSIAANAYVKRYNISLDIRFDIITVVGQPTGTNEVRHVKDAFLPFV
- a CDS encoding biotin--[acetyl-CoA-carboxylase] ligase, with translation MKIIDAILGFFKPTVVEKEREVKVVRLDSVDSTNAYLRTYTPAEDEPMTVVVADYQTAGKGQGTNTWESEAGKNLLFSVLVHPTMLPVRSQFLLSEAGALALKEALADYVKEDIRLKWPNDIYWKDKKLSGTLIETKLAAGRIKDCVFGVGLNVNQDVFHSDAPNPVSLCQILGHEVDKEELLKKIIKKFSELYQLLEMGGYNDISAMYHEALYRRGGFHKFRDADGEFDGAIVEVEDDGHLILRDSKGMIREYQFKEVEFVI
- the pyrH gene encoding UMP kinase, which translates into the protein MARFKRILLKLSGESLMGKQGFGIDPERLSDYAKQIKEVHEMGVEIGIVIGGGNIFRGLSGSQKGFDRVKGDQMGMCATVINSLALSSALEAAGVKAKVLTAIRMEPIGEFYSKWKAIEAMEAGYVCIFSAGTGSPYFTTDTGSSLRGIEIEADVMLKGTRVDGIYTADPEKDPTATKFSSITYDEIYTKGLKVMDLTATTMCKENDLPIYVFNMDVVGNLKKVMDGEDIGTLVHN
- a CDS encoding protein-disulfide reductase DsbD family protein, translated to MKRRNTLFILFTLLFSLTAMAQQNPVHFSVQQKQVSPTEVEVIFTAKIDQGWHVYSTNLPADGPTSASLHVDKAEGVTPVGKLTTRGKELNVYDKTFEMKLRYFENSVGFVQRYKITAKTYSIKGYLEYGACNDEMCLPPTQVEFNFKGNGPASAPAATPTAANAETEKTTTAATDVAADGLSALTAMTADTAKKADVLPLDTAGPLKQENAQVNADANLWQPVIKELSAFNSTNDSSNSSLLAIFFMGIVGGLIALLTPCVWPIIPMTVSFFLKRAKDDRKKGIRDAVTYGLSIIVIYMGLATLVTWAFGPQKLNELATNAPFNVFFFLLLVVFAFSFFGWFELRLPSSWGNAVDNKASATTGLLSIFLMAFTLSLVSFSCTAPVVGLLLVQAATSGDWVAPAVGMFGFALALALPFTFFALFPTLLKKAPKSGSWMNMIKVVLGFIELAFSLKFLSVADLAYGWHILDRETFLSIWIVLFGLMGLYLIGKLKFPHDDPEQKAMPVPAIMLGLCSLAFSVYMLPGLWGAPTKAVSAFAPPINTQDFNLAPQTVHADFTDYDEGMRAAVAAGKPVLVDFTGFGCVNCRKMEASVWTDSRVADKLKKDYVLISLYVDDKTPLKQPVEVKLPDGTSRTLRTIGDKWSYLEQTKFGYLAQPFYVPLDNAGKPLNGSFSFKEDVPAYLEFLDKGLDNYRAQQK
- the pssA gene encoding CDP-diacylglycerol--serine O-phosphatidyltransferase; amino-acid sequence: MKKHIPNSITCCNLISGCIAIGFAFAGNIEIALLFIIIGAVFDFFDGMVARLLKVSSPIGKELDSLADVITFGVAPSTIIFSQLHVMSYPVFLEPLRDYLPYAAFIMAAFSALRLAKFNLDERQALGFIGLPTPANALFWGSLLVGVGEKLETCPSALYFILAGILISSWLLVSEIPMFALKFKHWGFKGNEVKYLFLLTCIPLVVIFGISSFAIIIAWYVILSAIVKQSPAQK